DNA sequence from the Candidatus Sulfuricurvum sp. RIFRC-1 genome:
AAAAGAGTATTGCATAAGCTATTATACAAGGTTCTACACCACGGTAATCTCTATCTTTTTATTAAAAGCATTTCCGAGTTTTTGCAAGAAATCAATCCCGACATTGACCGAACCGTTTTCGATGCGGCTAATGACCGTTTGTGTCGTTCCTAGCTTTTTTGCCAATTCACCTTGGGTGAGTTTGTATTGCAACCGAAGTCCGACTAAAATATCGATAATTTTAAAGCGTAACTCTTTTTGCTGATACGCCGTTTTAAACTCTTCGTTTTGTAGTGATTCGTTTAGATGGTGTTGAAAATCATCCATTTTGTACCTCTTTTAGCCGTTTGATGGCAATTTCAAGTTCTTTTCTTGGTGTGCTCTGGGTTTTCTTTTGAAACCCATGAAGCATCACGAACGTTTTGTCTGTGTAGGCAAAATACAATACCCGATAAATACCGGAGTTGTCTTTAGCCCGTACTTCGTAAATCTTTTGTTCTAACGGTCTTACAAATGGTAGACCCAACTCTGTACCGTATTT
Encoded proteins:
- a CDS encoding helix-turn-helix transcriptional regulator yields the protein MDDFQHHLNESLQNEEFKTAYQQKELRFKIIDILVGLRLQYKLTQGELAKKLGTTQTVISRIENGSVNVGIDFLQKLGNAFNKKIEITVV
- a CDS encoding type II toxin-antitoxin system RelE/ParE family toxin, whose product is MQWKINYYQNQNGKLPVKEWLEDISNEPKAEIFRIFTLLQKYGTELGLPFVRPLEQKIYEVRAKDNSGIYRVLYFAYTDKTFVMLHGFQKKTQSTPRKELEIAIKRLKEVQNG